Within the Pengzhenrongella sicca genome, the region CGGCCTCGACCGCGCGCGCGCCGACTACATGGGCATGCTCGGCACCGTGATGAACGCCCTCGCCCTGCAGGACTTCCTCGAGCAGGCCGGCGTGGACACCCGCGTGCAGACCGCGATCACGATGGGTCAGGTGGCCGAGCCGTACGTGCCGCTGCGCGCGATCCGGCACATGGAGAAGGGCCGCGTGGTCATCTTCGGTGCGGGCGCGGGCATGCCCTACTTCTCCACCGACACCGTGGCCGTCCAGCGCGCGCTCGAGACGCACTGCCAGGAGGTCCTGATGGGTAAGAACGGCGTCGACGGCGTCTACACCGCCGACCCGCGCACCGACCCGACCGCCGTCCGGCTCGATCACGTGACGTACTCCGACGCCCTGCTGCAGGGGCTCAGCGTCGTCGACTCGACAGCCTTCAGCCTGTGCAAGGACAACGACGTGCGCATGCGCGTGTTCGGAATGAGCGACCTGGGCAACGTCACCCGCGCCCTGCAGGGTGAGAAGATCGGCACGTTGGTCTCCGCCGAGTGACATCCCCGCCCGTCGAGGGCGACCAACGCACGCGAGCCACGCAGACCTAAGGAGCACCGGTGATCGACGAGACGCTTCTCGAAGCCGAGGAGAAGATGGACAAGGCGATCGAGGTCGCCAAGGACGACTTCGCGACGATCCGGACGGGCCGGGCCAACGCGGCCATGTTCTCGAAGATCTTCGTCGACTACTACGGCAGCCCGACGCCGCTGCAGCAGCTCGCCTCGTTCAGCACCCCCGAAGCGCGCACGATCCTCATCTCGCCGTTCGACAAGTCGTCGATGGTCGGGATCGAGAAGGCCCTGCGCGAGTCCGACCTGGGCGTCAACCCGAGCAACGACGGCAACGTCATCCGGGTCATGCTCCCGTCCCTGACCGAGGAGCGCCGCAAGGACTTCGTGAAGCTCGCCCGGGCCAAGGCCGAGGACGCGCGCATCGCGGTGCGCAACATCCGCCGCCGCGCCAAGGAGCAGCTCGACCGCATCGTCAAGGACGGCGACGCCGGCGAGGACGAGGTCGCGCGCGCCGAGAAGGAGCTCGAGCACCTCACCAAGAGCCGGGTCGACATCATCGACTCGGTGCTTGCGACCAAGGAGAGCGAGCTGCTCGAGGTCTGATGACGGAGCTCGCCCAGCCCATGGCACGCCAGGTCACCCGCTCCGGCCGGGACCTTCCTGTGGCGAGCGCCGTCGGGATCGCGCTCCTGGCCGGGGTGGGCCTGTCGCTGTTCATCCGCAAGGAGGCGTTCGTGGCCGTCGCGATCGTCGCGGTCGGCGCGTGCCTGTGGGAGCTCGCGCAGGCGTTCGGCCGGCGCGGCATCCAGCTGCCGCTCCTGCCGCTGCTCGTCGGGGCGGTCGGGATCCTCGTGTCGGCCTACGTCGCGGGCAGCGAGGCGCTGCTCGTGTCGTTCATGCTCACCGCGGGCGGCGTCGTCGTCTGGCGCGTCCTCGACGGCAACGGCCCGGCCGCGCTGCGTGACGCGACCGCGGGGATCTTCGCGGCCGCGTACCTGCCCTTCCTCGCGGGCTTCGTGATGCTCACGCTGTCGATGCCCGACGGCGCGCGCCGGGTCCTGCTCTTCGTCCTGCTCGCGGTCGCGAGCGACGTCGGCGGGTACGCGGCGGGCGTCCTGATGGGGAAGCACCCGCTCGCGCCGTCGGTCAGCCCGAAGAAGACCTGGGAGGGCCTCGCCGGCTCGATCGTGCTCTCGGGCGTCGTCGGCGCGGTCGGCATCGGGTGGGGGTTCGGGGCGAGCCCGTGGATCGGCGTCGGCCTCGGCCTCGCGACCGTGACGACGGCGACCATCGGCGACCTGTCGGAGTCCCTCATCAAGCGTGACCTCGAGCTCAAGGACATGGGCAGCCTGCTGCCCGGCCACGGCGGCGTGCTCGACCGCCTCGACTCGATGCTGTTGACCGCACCCGTCGTGTACCTCGTGCTGCTGGCGTTCCTGCCAGTGGGCGACTGAACTGGAAGACTGCCGCCGATGACCGCTCCGACCGAAGCCCCCCGGGTCCCGAACCCGGTCGCGCTCGACTTCTCCACGAGTCGGCGCGGACCCCGCGGCAAGCCGCCGCGGCACTACGTCGACCTCACGCCTGAGCAGCGCCTCGTGGCCGTCACCGACCTCGGCGAGCCCGCGTACCGCGCCAAGCAGCTCGCGACCCACTACTTCACCCACCTCACGGCCGACCCCGCCGCGATGACGGACCTGCCCAAGGCCAGCCGCGACGTGCTCGTCGCCGGCCTCTTCCCGCCGCTGCTCACCGCGGCGCGCACGCTGCAGGCCGACGCCGGCACGACCGTCAAGACGCTCTGGCACCTGTTCGACGGTGCCAAGGTCGAGTCGGTCCTCATGCGCTACAAGCACCGGTCGACGCTGTGCGTCTCGAGCCAGGCCGGCTGCGGACTCGCCTGCTCGTTCTGTGCGACGGGCCGGCTGGGGCTCATCCGCAACCTCTCGACGGCCGAGATCGTCGAACAGGTCCGGTCCGCGGGGCGCTCGCTCGCCGACGGGGAGCTCCCTGGCGGCCCGACCCGGCTCTCGAACGTCGTGTTCATGGGCATGGGCGAGCCGCTCGCCAACTACAAGTCGGTGTTGGAGACCGTGCGCCGGCTGATCGCCCCGAACCCCGACGGGTTCGGGATGTCCGCGCGCAACATCACGGTCTCGACCGTCGGCCTCGTGCCCGCGATCGAGAAGCTGACCAACGAGGGGATCCCGGTCACGCTCGCGGTGTCGCTGCACGCCCCGGACGACGAGCTGCGCGACGAGCTCGTGCCCGTCAACACGCGGTGGAGCGTGGATCAGACGATCGACGCCGCGTACCACTACTTCGAGGTCACGGGCCGGCGGGTGTCGATCGAGTACGCCCTCATCCGCAACATCAACGACCAGGGCTGGCGCGCGGACCTGCTCGGCGAGAAGCTCAACGCGCGGGGCAAGGGCTGGGTGCACTGCAACCCGATCCCGCTCAACCCCGTGCCCGGGTCGAAGTGGACCGCGAGCGACCCCGAGGTCGAGGATGAGTTCGTCGCCCGGCTGCGCGCGCACGGCATCCCGACCACGATCCGGGACACGCGGGGAAGCGACATCGACGGAGCCTGTGGACAGCTGGCCGCGGAGGAGGAGCTGTGAGCAAGGGGATGTTCCGTACCGTCTCGAAGCTGCACTCGGGGTACGCCACGCAGGAGGTCGACGAGTTCTTCGACCTCGCGCGGCGCGCGTACGAGGGTGAGGCGACCGAGAAGCTGACCGGGCGCGAGGTCCGCGCGACGGCGTTCGACGTTGTGCGCGGGGGCTACTCGACGGGCGCGGTCGACGCGGCGCTCGACCGGCTCGAGGCCGCATTCGTGGCCCGGACCCGGCAGGAGTTCGTGGCGGCCCACGGCCAGCAGGCGTGGATGGTGCAGCTCGCCGACGGCGCGCGCACGCTCTACGGTCGCCTGACCCGGCCCGACGGCGAGCGGTTCGCTCCCGCGCATCGCGGCGCCGCCGGCTACGAGCCCGCCGACGTCGACGCGCTGTGCCGCCGGCTCGTCGCGTACTTCGACCGCGGCGAACCGCTGACCGCGCAGGAGGTGCGCTCGGCGACGTTCCGCCGTCGCCACGGCGCGAAGGGGTACGGCGAGGCCCCGGTCGACGCGTTCTTCGACCGCGCCGTCGAGGTCCTGCTCGGCGTCGAGTAGCAGCTCGGCGTTTCGTCGAACGCTCGAGCGGTGCGGGCTGTCAACTTGGCTATGTTTGTTTGTCTGCGCTTTTGTTGACAAACAAAGATAAACACAGATAGTGTCCTGAGGACCGGGGCCCGTGGCCCAGATCGCTCAGTGTCGAGGTGGCAGCGTGTTCGCGGAAGAACGTCAGGTCCTGATCGCCGAGCTGGTCGCGGACCGCAGCCGGATCACCGTGAGCGAGCTGGCGGAACGCTTCAAGATCACCCCGGAGACCGTGCGTCGCGACCTGGCCACGCTCGAGGTCGCCCGGCAGCTGCGCCGGGTGCACGGCGGCGCGGTGGCCATGAACAAGCTCAGCATGTCCGAGCCAAGCCTGCACGAGCGGCAGTCCCAGCGTCAGCACGAGAAGTCGCGGATCGCGGCCGCGGCGCAGGCCATGGTCCCGGCGAGCCGCACGGGCTCGATCGTCCTCGACGCCGGCACCACGACCGAGCGGCTGGCCGAGCTGCTGGTGGATTGGTCGCCCGCGGCGCCGGGGGAGCAGCTGCTCGTCATCACCAACGCCGTGCCGATCGCGTTCAAGCTCTCGGGCAACCCCGAGATCCAGCTGCACATCCTCGGTGGCCGGGTCCGCGGTCTGACCAGCGCCGTCGTCGGCGCGACGACCGCCGCCCAGCTCGAGGTGCTGCGCCCCGACATCGCGTTCGTCGGCGCCAACGGCGTCGACGCCTCCTTCGGGTTCAGCACGCCCGACTCGCTCGAGGCGGCGGTCAAGACGGCGATCGTCCGCTCCGCGCGCCGGGTCGTCGCGCTGGTGGACTCCTCCAAGCTCGGGGTCGAGACGCTCGTGCGCTTCGCGGCGCTGACGGAGATCGACATGCTCATCACCGATGCCCCCCCATCCACCGAACTTGCCGTGGCCCTGGCCGCGGCCGACGTCGAGGTTGTGATCGCATGATTGTCACGTTTACGCCCAACCCGAGCCTGGACCGCACGATCGAGCTCGAGGGCGAGCTCGCTCGCGGCGACGTCCAGCGTGCCGTCGGGGCCCGGCAGGAGCCGGGCGGCAAGGGCGTGAACATCTGCCGCGCGCTCGACTCCTCCGGCGTGAGCTGCCTCGCGCTGCTGCCCGGCGACGACGCGGACCCGGTCCTGCTCGCGCTGACGGCCCAGGCCATCCCGCACATCGGCCTGCACATCGGCGCGACGCTGCGCAGCAACGTCGCGATCACCGAACCCGACGGCACGACGACGAAGGTCAACGAGCCCGGGCCCGCCCTGACGGTGGAGCAGCAGCGCGACCTCGTCGAGCTGGTCCTGGCCAAGGCCGAGGGCGCGAGCTGGCTCGTCCTGGCGGGCTCGCTCCCGCCGGGGGTCCCGGCGGACTTCTACGCCGGCATCACCCGCGAGCTGCGCGAGCGGCTCGGCGCCAACGCTCCCAAGGTCGCCATCGACTCCTCGGGCGCGCCGCTCGCGGCGTCCG harbors:
- a CDS encoding DivIVA domain-containing protein gives rise to the protein MSKGMFRTVSKLHSGYATQEVDEFFDLARRAYEGEATEKLTGREVRATAFDVVRGGYSTGAVDAALDRLEAAFVARTRQEFVAAHGQQAWMVQLADGARTLYGRLTRPDGERFAPAHRGAAGYEPADVDALCRRLVAYFDRGEPLTAQEVRSATFRRRHGAKGYGEAPVDAFFDRAVEVLLGVE
- a CDS encoding 1-phosphofructokinase family hexose kinase gives rise to the protein MIVTFTPNPSLDRTIELEGELARGDVQRAVGARQEPGGKGVNICRALDSSGVSCLALLPGDDADPVLLALTAQAIPHIGLHIGATLRSNVAITEPDGTTTKVNEPGPALTVEQQRDLVELVLAKAEGASWLVLAGSLPPGVPADFYAGITRELRERLGANAPKVAIDSSGAPLAASVVAHPDLLKPNAEELAELAGWSDGPSLEADPMLAAKAARRLVDGGVGAVLATLGSKGAVLVTAAGSWLARGPKIVARSTVGAGDCALAGFLLSNVAGASAPDSLGQAVAHGAAAAELPGSTVPTLSQTRPEAVTVTALVSDPKEDDQ
- the frr gene encoding ribosome recycling factor — encoded protein: MIDETLLEAEEKMDKAIEVAKDDFATIRTGRANAAMFSKIFVDYYGSPTPLQQLASFSTPEARTILISPFDKSSMVGIEKALRESDLGVNPSNDGNVIRVMLPSLTEERRKDFVKLARAKAEDARIAVRNIRRRAKEQLDRIVKDGDAGEDEVARAEKELEHLTKSRVDIIDSVLATKESELLEV
- a CDS encoding phosphatidate cytidylyltransferase, whose translation is MTELAQPMARQVTRSGRDLPVASAVGIALLAGVGLSLFIRKEAFVAVAIVAVGACLWELAQAFGRRGIQLPLLPLLVGAVGILVSAYVAGSEALLVSFMLTAGGVVVWRVLDGNGPAALRDATAGIFAAAYLPFLAGFVMLTLSMPDGARRVLLFVLLAVASDVGGYAAGVLMGKHPLAPSVSPKKTWEGLAGSIVLSGVVGAVGIGWGFGASPWIGVGLGLATVTTATIGDLSESLIKRDLELKDMGSLLPGHGGVLDRLDSMLLTAPVVYLVLLAFLPVGD
- a CDS encoding DeoR/GlpR family DNA-binding transcription regulator, whose translation is MFAEERQVLIAELVADRSRITVSELAERFKITPETVRRDLATLEVARQLRRVHGGAVAMNKLSMSEPSLHERQSQRQHEKSRIAAAAQAMVPASRTGSIVLDAGTTTERLAELLVDWSPAAPGEQLLVITNAVPIAFKLSGNPEIQLHILGGRVRGLTSAVVGATTAAQLEVLRPDIAFVGANGVDASFGFSTPDSLEAAVKTAIVRSARRVVALVDSSKLGVETLVRFAALTEIDMLITDAPPSTELAVALAAADVEVVIA
- the pyrH gene encoding UMP kinase, whose amino-acid sequence is MAQDLGTTNASGATRGEASARRVLLKLSGETFGGGAIGLAPDVVQRVAAEIAVAVRDGVQVAVVTGGGNFFRGAELSSRGLDRARADYMGMLGTVMNALALQDFLEQAGVDTRVQTAITMGQVAEPYVPLRAIRHMEKGRVVIFGAGAGMPYFSTDTVAVQRALETHCQEVLMGKNGVDGVYTADPRTDPTAVRLDHVTYSDALLQGLSVVDSTAFSLCKDNDVRMRVFGMSDLGNVTRALQGEKIGTLVSAE
- the rlmN gene encoding 23S rRNA (adenine(2503)-C(2))-methyltransferase RlmN; this translates as MTAPTEAPRVPNPVALDFSTSRRGPRGKPPRHYVDLTPEQRLVAVTDLGEPAYRAKQLATHYFTHLTADPAAMTDLPKASRDVLVAGLFPPLLTAARTLQADAGTTVKTLWHLFDGAKVESVLMRYKHRSTLCVSSQAGCGLACSFCATGRLGLIRNLSTAEIVEQVRSAGRSLADGELPGGPTRLSNVVFMGMGEPLANYKSVLETVRRLIAPNPDGFGMSARNITVSTVGLVPAIEKLTNEGIPVTLAVSLHAPDDELRDELVPVNTRWSVDQTIDAAYHYFEVTGRRVSIEYALIRNINDQGWRADLLGEKLNARGKGWVHCNPIPLNPVPGSKWTASDPEVEDEFVARLRAHGIPTTIRDTRGSDIDGACGQLAAEEEL